One stretch of Apis cerana isolate GH-2021 linkage group LG8, AcerK_1.0, whole genome shotgun sequence DNA includes these proteins:
- the LOC107999971 gene encoding thioredoxin domain-containing protein 9, which produces METILQKKIIEATHCVEKQLDAEIEKLDNLDISDFEKLREQRFKKLKLLQQQKQNWLSLGHGEYSELYDEKEFFEISKKSENIVCLFYKDDSPRCKIVDYHFKILAKKHIEAKFCKLNVMQCPFLTERLRIKIIPTIALIVNGKTKDYIVGFTDLGNRDDFSTEMLEYRISLSGAITFEENISSEDNKKSWLSHISKPKTIKGPNDSNSDDSDEN; this is translated from the exons ATGGAaactattttacaaaaaaaaataatagaagcgACTCATTGTGTTGAGAAACAATTAGACGCtgagatagaaaaattagataatttggATATTagcgattttgaaaaattgcgtGAACAacgttttaagaaattaaaattacttcaacaacaaaaacaaaattggCTATCATTg gGTCATGGAGAATATTCAGAATTATatgatgaaaaagaattttttgaaatatcaaaaaaatcggAAAACATTgtctgtttattttataaagatgatTCACCAAGATGCAAAATAGTAGATTATCActttaaaattcttgcaaaaAAACATATAGAAGCAAAGTTTTGCAAGTTGAATGTAATGCAATGTCCATTTTTAACTG AACGCTTAAGGATCAAAATTATTCCTACAATTGCTCTTATTGTTAATGGTAAAACTAAAGATTATATTGTGGGATTTACTGATTTAGGAAATCGTGATGATTTTTCAACTGAAATgttagaatatagaatttcaCTTTCTGGTGCAATTACTTTTGAAGAGAACATTTCTtcagaagataataaaaaatcatggtTATCTCATATTTCAAAACCTAAAACTATTAAAGGACCTAATGATTCAAATTCTGATGATtcagatgaaaattaa
- the LOC108000054 gene encoding polycomb protein Scm isoform X2 yields the protein MSSTQSKMRGPGRPPKSKNSCTWCGETKQPLKYVLPTQHGKKEFCSETCLSEFRKAYVRGACVQCDNVIRGTPVRLEQKDGPTKDFCSSFCLNKHQKKEGQTDMKKTNRDQSSPAPSLTPSGLISGNNIPSTTQSFTNTNHTNISHSPSTSTGPFQYETYQTFDWDLYLKETNSQAAPIECFKQHEIPPTNEFKMGMKLEALDPRNLTSTCIATVVGVLGPRLRLRLDGSDNKNDFWRLVDSNEIHPIGHCEKSGGMLQPPLGFRMNASSWPMFLLKTLNGAEMAPAKVFKREPKTPRCNMFEVGHKLEAIDKKNPQLICTATVGAVKDDMIHITFDGWRGAFDYWCRFDSRDIFPAGWCFKSGHPLQPPRQKWPNRFKSRTSNVLPVMAVSGGGTNGEPAVALVSPAGSSAPPQPATEPDTSTANTKPHSLGNVTIYVNHNCTCGPYFDPRKVKAMPAQFGTGPILNVTRDIFQAFLMAAMSPRQMLSLLKRGEGETISLILESKPTSVRLPIFMEEEDFYTYIRRQLEDLCACEHMLFRRKEPCNKCPNSQQPQSTNSEEVNTATTTNNSTITAEKRRWSQSQQNLSSTTQQQTQQNSVQSINNSSLSSPTAAKQQRKSVPELEAATSTTQSESSMNRTPSTEPAEWTIEDVIHYIGVTDPALGQHADLFRKHEIDGKALLLLNSDMMMKYMGLKLGPALKICNLVNRIKGRRHILL from the exons ATGTCGTCTACACAAAGCAAAATGAGAG gtcCTGGAAGACCACCAAAATCAAAAAACTCTTGTACATGGTGTGGAGAAACTAAACAAcctttaaaatatgttttaccaACACaacatggaaaaaaagaattctgttCAGAAACTTGTTTATCTGAATTTCGTAAAGCTTATGTACGAGGAGCTTGCGTTCAATGTGACAATGTTATTAGAGGTACACCAGTGAGATTAGAACAAAAAGATGGACCTACAAAGGATTTTTGTTcttcattttgtttaaataaacatcaaaaaaaagaaggacaaACAGATATGAAGAAAA ctAATAGGGACCAATCATCACCTGCACCATCTCTTACACCATCAGGATTAATAAGtggaaataatattccatctACAACTCAGTCatttacaaatacaaatcATACAAATATATCTCATTCTCCATCAACTTCTACTGGTCCATTTCAATATGAAACTTATCAAACTTTTGATTGGGATCTTTActtaaaagaaacaaacagTCAAGCTGCACCTATTGAATGTTTTAAACag catGAAATTCCACCaactaatgaatttaaaatgggAATGAAGTTAGAAGCTCTTGATCCTCGTAATTTAACATCAACATGTATTGCAACTGTTGTTGGAGTTCTTGGTCCTCGTCTTAGATTAAGGTTGGATGgttcagataataaaaatgatttttggcGTTTAGTTGACAGTAATGAAATTCATCCAATTGGTCATTGTGAAAAATCGGGTGGTATGTTGCAACCACCACTGGGCTTCCGAATGAATGCTTCCAGTTGGCCAATGTTTCTTTTGAAAACATTGAATGGTGCAGAAATGGCACCTGCAAAAGTATTTAAACGTGAACCAAAAACACCACGTTGTAATATGTTTGAAGTTGGACATAAACTGGAagctatagataaaaaaaatccacaACTTATATGCACAGCAACTGTTGGTGCAGTTAAAGATGATATGATTCATATTACATTTGATGGCTGGAGAGGAGCATTTGATTATTGGTGTCGTTTTGACTCTAGAGATATTTTTCCTGCTGGTTGGTGTTTTAAAAGTGGTCATCCATTGCAGCCACCTAGACAGAAAT GGCctaatagatttaaatcaaGAACAAGTAATGTCTTACCAGTAATGGCAGTATCTGGTGGAGGTACTAATGGAGAACCAGCTGTTGCTTTAGTGAGTCCAGCAGGTTCAAGTGCTCCACCACAACCAGCTACAGAACCTGACACTAGTACAGCTAATACCAAACCACATTCTTTAGGGAATG ttACAATTTATGTAAATCATAATTGCACATGTGGTCCCTATTTTGATCCTCGTAAAGTAAAGGCAATGCCAGCACAATTTGGTACTGGCcctattttaaatgttacaaGAGATATATTTCAAGCTTTTTTAATGGCAGCAATGAGTCCAAGACAAATGTTGAGTTTATTAAAACGTGGTGAAGGAGAAActataagtttaattttagaaagcaAACCTACTTCCGTTAGATTACCTATATTTATGGAAGAAGAGGATTTTTACACATACATTAGGCGACAACTTGAAGATCTTTGTGCATGTGAACATATGTTATTTAGAAGGAAAGAGCCTTGCAACAAATGTCCAAATAGTCAACAACCACAATCTACTAATAGTGAAGAAGTTAATACTGCTACTACAACAAATAATAGTACTATTACTgcagaaaaaagaagatggtCTCAAAGTCAACAAAATCTGTCATCAACTACTCAGCAACAAACACAACAAAATTCTGTACAAAGTATAAACAATTCATCATTGTCATCACCAACAGCTGCGAAACAACAACGAAAATCTGTTCCAg agcTTGAAGCTGCAACATCTACTACTCAATCTGAAAGTTCTATGAATCGCACACCTTCTACTGAACCAGCAGAATGGACTATTGAAGATGTAATTCATTACATCGGTGTTACTGATCCTGCATTAGGACAGCATGCAGATTTATTCAGGAAACAT gaAATCGATGGAAAAGCTTTGTTACTTTTAAATTCTGATATGATGATGAAGTATATGGGATTAAAACTTGGACCAGCActtaaaatatgcaatttgGTAAATCGTATTAAAGGCAGGAGGCATATACTTCTGTGA
- the LOC108000054 gene encoding polycomb protein Scm isoform X1 gives MSSTQSKMRGPGRPPKSKNSCTWCGETKQPLKYVLPTQHGKKEFCSETCLSEFRKAYVRGACVQCDNVIRGTPVRLEQKDGPTKDFCSSFCLNKHQKKEGQTDMKKTNRDQSSPAPSLTPSGLISGNNIPSTTQSFTNTNHTNISHSPSTSTGPFQYETYQTFDWDLYLKETNSQAAPIECFKQHEIPPTNEFKMGMKLEALDPRNLTSTCIATVVGVLGPRLRLRLDGSDNKNDFWRLVDSNEIHPIGHCEKSGGMLQPPLGFRMNASSWPMFLLKTLNGAEMAPAKVFKREPKTPRCNMFEVGHKLEAIDKKNPQLICTATVGAVKDDMIHITFDGWRGAFDYWCRFDSRDIFPAGWCFKSGHPLQPPRQKSTGPNRFKSRTSNVLPVMAVSGGGTNGEPAVALVSPAGSSAPPQPATEPDTSTANTKPHSLGNVTIYVNHNCTCGPYFDPRKVKAMPAQFGTGPILNVTRDIFQAFLMAAMSPRQMLSLLKRGEGETISLILESKPTSVRLPIFMEEEDFYTYIRRQLEDLCACEHMLFRRKEPCNKCPNSQQPQSTNSEEVNTATTTNNSTITAEKRRWSQSQQNLSSTTQQQTQQNSVQSINNSSLSSPTAAKQQRKSVPELEAATSTTQSESSMNRTPSTEPAEWTIEDVIHYIGVTDPALGQHADLFRKHEIDGKALLLLNSDMMMKYMGLKLGPALKICNLVNRIKGRRHILL, from the exons ATGTCGTCTACACAAAGCAAAATGAGAG gtcCTGGAAGACCACCAAAATCAAAAAACTCTTGTACATGGTGTGGAGAAACTAAACAAcctttaaaatatgttttaccaACACaacatggaaaaaaagaattctgttCAGAAACTTGTTTATCTGAATTTCGTAAAGCTTATGTACGAGGAGCTTGCGTTCAATGTGACAATGTTATTAGAGGTACACCAGTGAGATTAGAACAAAAAGATGGACCTACAAAGGATTTTTGTTcttcattttgtttaaataaacatcaaaaaaaagaaggacaaACAGATATGAAGAAAA ctAATAGGGACCAATCATCACCTGCACCATCTCTTACACCATCAGGATTAATAAGtggaaataatattccatctACAACTCAGTCatttacaaatacaaatcATACAAATATATCTCATTCTCCATCAACTTCTACTGGTCCATTTCAATATGAAACTTATCAAACTTTTGATTGGGATCTTTActtaaaagaaacaaacagTCAAGCTGCACCTATTGAATGTTTTAAACag catGAAATTCCACCaactaatgaatttaaaatgggAATGAAGTTAGAAGCTCTTGATCCTCGTAATTTAACATCAACATGTATTGCAACTGTTGTTGGAGTTCTTGGTCCTCGTCTTAGATTAAGGTTGGATGgttcagataataaaaatgatttttggcGTTTAGTTGACAGTAATGAAATTCATCCAATTGGTCATTGTGAAAAATCGGGTGGTATGTTGCAACCACCACTGGGCTTCCGAATGAATGCTTCCAGTTGGCCAATGTTTCTTTTGAAAACATTGAATGGTGCAGAAATGGCACCTGCAAAAGTATTTAAACGTGAACCAAAAACACCACGTTGTAATATGTTTGAAGTTGGACATAAACTGGAagctatagataaaaaaaatccacaACTTATATGCACAGCAACTGTTGGTGCAGTTAAAGATGATATGATTCATATTACATTTGATGGCTGGAGAGGAGCATTTGATTATTGGTGTCGTTTTGACTCTAGAGATATTTTTCCTGCTGGTTGGTGTTTTAAAAGTGGTCATCCATTGCAGCCACCTAGACAGAAAT CAACAGGGCctaatagatttaaatcaaGAACAAGTAATGTCTTACCAGTAATGGCAGTATCTGGTGGAGGTACTAATGGAGAACCAGCTGTTGCTTTAGTGAGTCCAGCAGGTTCAAGTGCTCCACCACAACCAGCTACAGAACCTGACACTAGTACAGCTAATACCAAACCACATTCTTTAGGGAATG ttACAATTTATGTAAATCATAATTGCACATGTGGTCCCTATTTTGATCCTCGTAAAGTAAAGGCAATGCCAGCACAATTTGGTACTGGCcctattttaaatgttacaaGAGATATATTTCAAGCTTTTTTAATGGCAGCAATGAGTCCAAGACAAATGTTGAGTTTATTAAAACGTGGTGAAGGAGAAActataagtttaattttagaaagcaAACCTACTTCCGTTAGATTACCTATATTTATGGAAGAAGAGGATTTTTACACATACATTAGGCGACAACTTGAAGATCTTTGTGCATGTGAACATATGTTATTTAGAAGGAAAGAGCCTTGCAACAAATGTCCAAATAGTCAACAACCACAATCTACTAATAGTGAAGAAGTTAATACTGCTACTACAACAAATAATAGTACTATTACTgcagaaaaaagaagatggtCTCAAAGTCAACAAAATCTGTCATCAACTACTCAGCAACAAACACAACAAAATTCTGTACAAAGTATAAACAATTCATCATTGTCATCACCAACAGCTGCGAAACAACAACGAAAATCTGTTCCAg agcTTGAAGCTGCAACATCTACTACTCAATCTGAAAGTTCTATGAATCGCACACCTTCTACTGAACCAGCAGAATGGACTATTGAAGATGTAATTCATTACATCGGTGTTACTGATCCTGCATTAGGACAGCATGCAGATTTATTCAGGAAACAT gaAATCGATGGAAAAGCTTTGTTACTTTTAAATTCTGATATGATGATGAAGTATATGGGATTAAAACTTGGACCAGCActtaaaatatgcaatttgGTAAATCGTATTAAAGGCAGGAGGCATATACTTCTGTGA
- the LOC108000055 gene encoding mRNA (2'-O-methyladenosine-N(6)-)-methyltransferase isoform X1, with product MNSKFCCTFSINWKRYYHYTQQSVHSTMNEVSGGKQDISNTSTWETLSGQPASSLSTMHHHHPTLQQDTTPTVAQVIVPTPVKLQTPILSSTQSIPDHCSQLGHIQQSGLMTQGTPPGTFPESELSPELQQQGWKKFWSKRENRPYFWNKLTGESLWVIPPLKPQFDPITDPLGICGVPPTSGNGTIPSGGTLKRRASEDSVVPATKKFVLAGPWDLEIPTNVIIYERAPSNLPHVHPEAEALRCGLLAKLRQCYQELCHTRESIDAPKDSFNRWLMERKVIDCGSDPLLPSQCFPEISMSMYREIMNDIPIKLVRPKFTGDARKQLSRYAEAAKKMIESRAASSESRKVVKWNAEDTFQWLRRTVGATFDDFQDRLAHLKRQCQPHLTETVKASVEGICLKIYHLSTEYAKKVKDKNNQILKDNGLGNVIPLGGPASAQRKVWCYPVQFSLPTPRLPQVDYLPEREQTMLRFHGDTVCINNIHLAKLEHLYRYNCFDDKKFEMFLPRVWCMLKRYQTYLGINEGQATQMALPVTVFECLQRSFGVTFECFASPLNCYFRQYCSAFADTDSYFGSRGAFLDFRPVSGSFQANPPYCEELMEAMVNHFERLLADSTEPLSFVVFLPEWRDPAPNALIKLESSHFKRKQVVVPAMEHEYRHGFQHILPKGEVNIRAAHGTLVVWLQNAAGSARWGPTEERVEALLEAWRPGRERERDRQELLSPPRQTHQQMPSTPIPVLTTPTTPTVSLQTLSTHPI from the exons ATGAATTCTAAGTTTTGTTGtacattttctataaattggaAACGTTATTATCACTa TACTCAACAAAGCGTACATAGTACAATGAATGAAGTAAGTGGAGGAAAACAAGATATATCAAATACTTCTACTTGGGAAACTTTATCTGGCCAACCTGCATCTTCATTATCTACAATGCATCATCATCATCCAACATTACAACAAGATACAACTCCAACAGTTGCACAAGTTATAGTTCCTACTCCTGTAAAATTACAGACACCTATATTAAGTTCAACACAAAGTATACCTGACCATTGTTCACAGCTTGGTCATATACAACAATCGGGTCTAATGACACAG gGTACACCACCAGGAACATTTCCAGAATCTGAACTTTCACCTGAACTTCAACAACaaggatggaaaaaattttggagTAAACGAGAAAATCGTccatatttttggaataaattaacTGGAGAATCTTTATGGGTAATACCACCTCTGAAACCTCAG tTTGATCCAATTACGGATCCACTTGGCATTTGTGGTGTGCCACCTACTTCTGGAAATGGAACTATTCCTTCAGGAGGAACACTTAAACGCCGAGCTTCTGAAGATAGTGTTGTTCCCgctacaaaaaaatttgtattagc agGACCATGGGATTTGGAAATTCCaacaaatgttataatatatgaaaggGCTCCTTCAAATTTACCTCATGTTCATCCTGAAGCAGAAGCATTACGTTGTGGTTTACTTGCAAAACTGAGACAATGTTATCAAGAATTGTGTCATACTCGTGAATCTATAGATGCTCCAAAAGATTCCTTTAACAGATGGTTAATGGAAAGAAAAGTTATAGACTGTGGTTCAGATCCTCTTTTACCAAGTCAGTGTTTCCCTGAAATTTCTATGTCTATGTATCGTGAAATTATGAATGACATCCCTATTAAATTAGTCCGGCCAAAATTCACTGGTGATGCAAGAAAACAATTATCACGATATGCGGAAGCtgcaaaaaaaatgatagaatcaAGAGCAGCTTCATCAGAAAGTAGAAAAGTTGTAAAATGGAATGCAGAAGATACATTTCAGTGGTTGAGACGAACAGTTGGTGCTACATTTGATGATTTCCAAGATCGTCTTGCACACTTGAAACGACAATGTCAACCACATCTTACTGAGACTGTAAAAGCTAGTGTCGAGGGTATCtgtctaaaaatttatcatttatcaacagaatatgcaaaaaaagttaaagataaaaataatcaaatattaaaggaTAATGGTTTAGGAAATGTTATACCATTAGGGGGACCAGCTAGTGCACAAAGAAAAGTTTGGTGTTATCCTGTGCAATTTTCTCTTCCTACTCCTCGACTTCCACAAGTGGATTATCTTCCTGAACGTGAACAGACAATGTTGCGTTTTCATGGTGATACTgtgtgtattaataatatacatcttGCTAAATTAGAACATCTGTATAGATACAATTGTTTTGAtgataagaaatttgaaatgtttttacCTCGTGTTTGGTGTATGTTAAAACGTTATCAAACATATCTTGGAATTAATGAAGGACAAGCAACACAAATGGCTCTCCCTGTCACAGTTTTTGAATGTCTTCAACGATCATTTGGTGTAACATTTGAATGTTTTGCATCTCCATTAAATTGTTACTTTAGACAATATTGTTCAGCATTTGCTGATACAGATTCTTATTTCGGATCAAGAGGAGCTTTTTTAGACTTTAGACCTGTAAGCGGTTCATTTCAAGCTAATCCACCATATTGTGAAGAACTTATGGAAGCTATGGTCAATCATTTTGAACGTCTTTTGGCTGATTCTACTGAACCTTTATCTTTCGTAGTATTCTTACCAGAATGGCGAGATCCAGCACCTAATGctcttattaaattagaaagtaGCCATTTTAAGCGTAAACAAGTAGTTGTACCTGCAATGGAACATGAATATAGACATGGATTCCAGCACATATTACCAaa aggTGAAGTCAATATTAGAGCAGCACATGGAACATTAGTTGTATGGTTACAAAATGCAGCTGGTAGTGCTCGTTGGGGACCTACTGAAGAAAGAGTTGAAGCATTATTAGAAGCATGGCGTccaggaagagaaagagaacgagATAGACAAGAACTTTTATCACCACCAAGACAAACACATCAGCAAATGCCTTCTACTCCAATTCCTGTTTTAACAACACCCACAACTCCAACTGTATCATTACAAACATTATCTACACATcctatataa
- the LOC108000055 gene encoding mRNA (2'-O-methyladenosine-N(6)-)-methyltransferase isoform X2: protein MNSKFCCTFSINWKRYYHYTQQSVHSTMNEVSGGKQDISNTSTWETLSGQPASSLSTMHHHHPTLQQDTTPTVAQVIVPTPVKLQTPILSSTQSIPDHCSQLGHIQQSGLMTQGTPPGTFPESELSPELQQQGWKKFWSKRENRPYFWNKLTGESLWVIPPLKPQFDPITDPLGICGVPPTSGNGTIPSGGTLKRRASEDSVVPATKKFVLAGPWDLEIPTNVIIYERAPSNLPHVHPEAEALRCGLLAKLRQCYQELCHTRESIDAPKDSFNRWLMERKVIDCGSDPLLPSQCFPEISMSMYREIMNDIPIKLVRPKFTGDARKQLSRYAEAAKKMIESRAASSESRKVVKWNAEDTFQWLRRTVGATFDDFQDRLAHLKRQCQPHLTETVKASVEGICLKIYHLSTEYAKKVKDKNNQILKDNGLGNVIPLGGPASAQRKVWCYPVQFSLPTPRLPQVDYLPEREQTMLRFHGDTVCINNIHLAKLEHLYRYNCFDDKKFEMFLPRVWCMLKRYQTYLGINEGQATQMALPVTVFECLQRSFGVTFECFASPLNCYFRQYCSAFADTDSYFGSRGAFLDFRPVSGSFQANPPYCEELMEAMVNHFERLLADSTEPLSFVVFLPEWRDPAPNALIKLESSHFKRKQVVVPAMEHEYRHGFQHILPKISFFIIEVKSILEQHMEH from the exons ATGAATTCTAAGTTTTGTTGtacattttctataaattggaAACGTTATTATCACTa TACTCAACAAAGCGTACATAGTACAATGAATGAAGTAAGTGGAGGAAAACAAGATATATCAAATACTTCTACTTGGGAAACTTTATCTGGCCAACCTGCATCTTCATTATCTACAATGCATCATCATCATCCAACATTACAACAAGATACAACTCCAACAGTTGCACAAGTTATAGTTCCTACTCCTGTAAAATTACAGACACCTATATTAAGTTCAACACAAAGTATACCTGACCATTGTTCACAGCTTGGTCATATACAACAATCGGGTCTAATGACACAG gGTACACCACCAGGAACATTTCCAGAATCTGAACTTTCACCTGAACTTCAACAACaaggatggaaaaaattttggagTAAACGAGAAAATCGTccatatttttggaataaattaacTGGAGAATCTTTATGGGTAATACCACCTCTGAAACCTCAG tTTGATCCAATTACGGATCCACTTGGCATTTGTGGTGTGCCACCTACTTCTGGAAATGGAACTATTCCTTCAGGAGGAACACTTAAACGCCGAGCTTCTGAAGATAGTGTTGTTCCCgctacaaaaaaatttgtattagc agGACCATGGGATTTGGAAATTCCaacaaatgttataatatatgaaaggGCTCCTTCAAATTTACCTCATGTTCATCCTGAAGCAGAAGCATTACGTTGTGGTTTACTTGCAAAACTGAGACAATGTTATCAAGAATTGTGTCATACTCGTGAATCTATAGATGCTCCAAAAGATTCCTTTAACAGATGGTTAATGGAAAGAAAAGTTATAGACTGTGGTTCAGATCCTCTTTTACCAAGTCAGTGTTTCCCTGAAATTTCTATGTCTATGTATCGTGAAATTATGAATGACATCCCTATTAAATTAGTCCGGCCAAAATTCACTGGTGATGCAAGAAAACAATTATCACGATATGCGGAAGCtgcaaaaaaaatgatagaatcaAGAGCAGCTTCATCAGAAAGTAGAAAAGTTGTAAAATGGAATGCAGAAGATACATTTCAGTGGTTGAGACGAACAGTTGGTGCTACATTTGATGATTTCCAAGATCGTCTTGCACACTTGAAACGACAATGTCAACCACATCTTACTGAGACTGTAAAAGCTAGTGTCGAGGGTATCtgtctaaaaatttatcatttatcaacagaatatgcaaaaaaagttaaagataaaaataatcaaatattaaaggaTAATGGTTTAGGAAATGTTATACCATTAGGGGGACCAGCTAGTGCACAAAGAAAAGTTTGGTGTTATCCTGTGCAATTTTCTCTTCCTACTCCTCGACTTCCACAAGTGGATTATCTTCCTGAACGTGAACAGACAATGTTGCGTTTTCATGGTGATACTgtgtgtattaataatatacatcttGCTAAATTAGAACATCTGTATAGATACAATTGTTTTGAtgataagaaatttgaaatgtttttacCTCGTGTTTGGTGTATGTTAAAACGTTATCAAACATATCTTGGAATTAATGAAGGACAAGCAACACAAATGGCTCTCCCTGTCACAGTTTTTGAATGTCTTCAACGATCATTTGGTGTAACATTTGAATGTTTTGCATCTCCATTAAATTGTTACTTTAGACAATATTGTTCAGCATTTGCTGATACAGATTCTTATTTCGGATCAAGAGGAGCTTTTTTAGACTTTAGACCTGTAAGCGGTTCATTTCAAGCTAATCCACCATATTGTGAAGAACTTATGGAAGCTATGGTCAATCATTTTGAACGTCTTTTGGCTGATTCTACTGAACCTTTATCTTTCGTAGTATTCTTACCAGAATGGCGAGATCCAGCACCTAATGctcttattaaattagaaagtaGCCATTTTAAGCGTAAACAAGTAGTTGTACCTGCAATGGAACATGAATATAGACATGGATTCCAGCACATATTACCAaa aatatcattttttattatagaggTGAAGTCAATATTAGAGCAGCACATGGAACATTAG
- the LOC107999961 gene encoding 2-oxoglutarate and iron-dependent oxygenase JMJD4 gives MVQELEVKNRRLSINKKTAIIDWIDYVDPSIKYDEFFSKYLMENKPCIFKSNIIENWSCKRQWNLDGTPDFDVLDILFGDCIVPVADCNKKYYNSQSKDDMKMKDYLNYWIDYAKNNYSDSMPLLYLKDWHCPKLFPNAPMYTVPEYFASDWLNEYYIANPSLNDDYRFVYMGPKGTWTPLHADVFGSYSWSANIVGKKRWLLFPPGQEDFLKDIHGQLTYDATSKELNDYTRYKAYDKRVLKYIDVIQQEGEIIFVPSGWYHQVWNIEDTISLNHNWINSCNIMNVWHGLKKELNSVIKEVSDCKDMNNWAEHCQLILKSTYGMDYNLFFDFLTFITKQRLNMVLDKEDIISFNKYKLGFNHCIFDLHSIKLTLIDFINDMEEKSIYYLICEKQQAHKLLNKILLFLQSHDSTENLST, from the exons ATGGTACAAGAACTCGAAGTTAAAAACAGGAGGTTATCTATCAACAAAAAGACCGCCATAATTGATTGGATTGATTATGTCGATCCatcgataaaatatgatgaatttttttctaaatatctaatggaaaataaaccttgtatttttaaatcgaatataatagaaaattggtCGTGTAAGAGACAATGGAATTTGGATGGTACTCCAGACTTTGATGttcttgatatattatttg gagaTTGTATAGTGCCAGTTGCAGattgtaacaaaaaatattataattcacaaTCTAAAGatgatatgaaaatgaaagattatttaaattattggatagattatgcaaaaaataattattcagatTCTATGCcacttttgtatttaaaagattGGCATTGTCCAAAATTATTTCCTAATGCTCCTATGTATACTGTTCCTGAATATTTTGCATCAGATTGGctgaatgaatattatattgcaaatcCTAGTTTGAATGATGATTATAGATTTGTTTATATGGGACCAAAAGGAACAtg gacACCATTACACGCAGATGTATTTGGATCCTATAGTTGGTCTGCTAATATAGTTGGAAAAAAACGTTGGTTACTTTTCCCTCCAGGTCAAGAAGATTTTCTTAAAGATATACATGGACAATTAACATATGATGCAACATCAAAAGAACTTAATGATTATACAAGATATAAAGCCTATGATAAacgtgtattaaaatatattgatgtaATTCAACAGGAaggagaaattatatttgtaccaTCTGGATGGTATCATCAAGTCTggaatata gaaGATACAATTTCTCTTAATCATAATTGGATAAATAGTTGTAATATTATGAATGTGTGGcatggattaaaaaaagaattaaattctgTTATAAAAGAAGTTAGTGATTGTAAAGATATGAACAATTGGGCAGAACAttgtcaattaatattaaaatctacatATGGAatggattataatttattttttgatttcttaacATTTATTACTAAACAACGTTTAAATATGGTTTTAGACAAAGAAGATATAATaagctttaataaatataagctTGGATTTAATCATTGCATATTTGATCttcattcgataaaattaacattgatagattttattaatgatatggaagaaaaatccatttattatttaatttgtgaaaaaCAACAAGCTCATAAattgttaaacaaaattttattatttcttcaatcaCATGATTCAACTGAAAATTTATCCAcatga